A window of the Desulfopila inferna genome harbors these coding sequences:
- a CDS encoding exodeoxyribonuclease III: MTININKFLGAVGEAVAEKKVPIVDLIAVQSRDPYKVLTATILSARTKDETTTQAAARLFKKASSISELALLGEEEIEKLIYPVGFYKNKAKFLKKLPEALEKFGNRVPDTIDELLTLPGVGRKTANLVVCAAFQKPAICVDTHVHRIMNIWRYVETSTPEQTENCLRQKLPSEYWMTVNSLLVAFGQSICRPMRPHCDICPLAQECPRHGVIPRKVILGPEKSNGIQRFISWNVNGIRAAEKKGFINIVNELSPDIFAIQETKAQPHQLSEDLVNIPGFHSYWHSAHRKGYSGVAVYAKDKAVNVIEGIGIEEFDCEGRVLTLEYQQFFFVNIYFPNSGPGLKRLDYKLAFNSALHDFLERLAEKKGVVVCGDYNVAHKEIDIKNPKANVQNAGFTPEERTWMDRFTASGFIDTFRLFNQDGGNYTWWSYRFNARARNIGWRIDYFCVDQESRKRVKNAVILPDIMGSDHCPVLLHYDAGA, encoded by the coding sequence ATGACCATCAATATCAACAAATTCCTTGGTGCCGTCGGTGAAGCGGTAGCCGAGAAAAAAGTCCCGATTGTAGATCTCATTGCGGTACAAAGCAGAGATCCCTACAAGGTCCTGACGGCTACCATTCTCTCGGCGCGCACAAAGGATGAAACAACTACCCAGGCCGCGGCCAGACTCTTTAAAAAGGCTTCGTCAATTTCCGAACTGGCACTGCTTGGCGAAGAGGAAATCGAAAAACTGATTTATCCCGTCGGTTTCTACAAAAATAAAGCAAAATTTCTCAAAAAGCTTCCCGAGGCGCTGGAAAAGTTTGGAAATCGGGTGCCCGATACCATTGATGAGCTTCTCACTCTTCCGGGGGTCGGCAGGAAAACCGCCAATCTGGTTGTCTGTGCCGCCTTTCAAAAACCGGCCATCTGCGTTGACACCCATGTTCACCGGATCATGAATATCTGGCGCTATGTCGAAACTTCAACTCCGGAACAGACCGAAAATTGTTTACGGCAAAAGCTCCCCAGCGAGTACTGGATGACCGTCAACTCGCTGCTGGTTGCTTTCGGCCAGTCTATCTGTCGTCCCATGAGGCCGCATTGCGACATCTGCCCTTTGGCACAGGAGTGCCCGCGGCATGGAGTTATTCCACGGAAAGTGATACTCGGACCGGAGAAGTCCAACGGCATACAGCGATTCATTTCCTGGAACGTCAATGGTATCCGAGCCGCCGAGAAAAAAGGATTCATCAATATAGTCAATGAGCTTTCTCCCGATATATTCGCCATCCAGGAGACCAAGGCGCAGCCGCACCAGCTCTCGGAGGATCTTGTCAATATTCCGGGTTTCCATTCCTACTGGCACAGCGCACACCGCAAAGGCTATTCGGGGGTTGCCGTCTATGCAAAAGACAAGGCGGTTAATGTTATCGAAGGAATCGGCATAGAGGAATTCGACTGCGAAGGCAGGGTGCTCACTCTTGAGTATCAGCAATTCTTCTTCGTCAACATCTATTTTCCCAACAGCGGTCCCGGTTTAAAAAGACTGGACTATAAGCTTGCCTTCAACTCCGCTCTTCATGATTTCCTCGAACGGCTGGCCGAAAAAAAAGGAGTCGTCGTCTGTGGTGATTATAACGTCGCCCACAAGGAAATTGATATCAAAAACCCTAAGGCAAACGTCCAAAACGCCGGTTTCACGCCTGAAGAACGGACCTGGATGGATAGGTTTACAGCTTCAGGATTTATCGACACCTTCCGGCTCTTCAATCAGGATGGTGGAAATTACACATGGTGGAGCTATCGCTTTAATGCCAGGGCAAGAAATATCGGCTGGCGGATCGATTATTTCTGCGTTGACCAAGAGAGTAGAAAACGCGTCAAGAATGCGGTGATACTTCCTGACATCATGGGTTCTGATCATTGCCCGGTCCTGCTCCATTATGATGCCGGGGCATAA
- the lysA gene encoding diaminopimelate decarboxylase translates to MPISESFKSALYPELTRITAHFGTPFHIYDEAGIRRTCRQLKEAFAGIDSFREYYAVKALPNPSILRIMQDEGFGFDCSSVTELLLSRNIGATGEDIMFTSNNTSKREFLLAEKDGGCILNLDDISLLDKVPNLPELISFRYNPGNLRKGNDIIGDPLEAKYGVSQEQILAAYRLAKQRGVKRFGIHSMLASNELNHTYMVQTSQMLLDLVEEIEKELDIRFEFINIGGGLGIPYRPEEAPFNLEAMASAITSQFRRFKEKFGYMPALYMESGRFMTGPHGVLVVKAINRKSTYRTYIGVDGCMTALMRPAMYGAYHHIDVLGKNEASQSEVVDVVGSLCENNDKFAIQRELPPIKDGDLLIIQDTGAHGHAMGFNYNGKLRPKELLLRENGAVDLIRRAETEEDYFRTLHFEEDSITL, encoded by the coding sequence ATGCCTATTTCAGAATCATTCAAATCCGCTCTCTATCCTGAACTCACCAGGATTACCGCTCATTTTGGGACTCCTTTTCATATTTACGATGAAGCGGGAATTCGCCGGACATGCCGGCAGCTCAAGGAGGCATTTGCGGGCATCGATTCTTTCCGGGAGTATTATGCCGTCAAGGCGCTTCCCAACCCCAGCATCCTCAGAATCATGCAGGACGAAGGTTTCGGTTTTGACTGCAGTTCGGTAACGGAGCTTCTGCTCAGCCGAAATATCGGAGCTACGGGCGAGGATATCATGTTCACTTCCAACAATACCAGCAAGCGGGAATTCCTTCTTGCCGAGAAAGACGGGGGCTGTATTCTCAATCTCGATGATATCTCCCTTCTTGACAAGGTCCCCAACCTTCCCGAACTCATCTCTTTCCGATACAATCCCGGAAACCTGCGCAAAGGCAACGACATCATCGGCGATCCGCTTGAGGCCAAATACGGGGTAAGCCAGGAACAGATACTTGCCGCCTATCGCCTGGCTAAACAGCGAGGAGTCAAGCGGTTCGGCATTCACTCAATGCTCGCCTCCAATGAATTAAACCATACCTATATGGTCCAAACTTCGCAAATGCTCCTGGATTTGGTCGAGGAAATCGAGAAAGAGCTGGATATCCGCTTTGAATTTATTAATATCGGAGGCGGGCTGGGCATACCCTACAGACCGGAGGAAGCTCCCTTCAACCTGGAAGCTATGGCCTCGGCTATCACCTCCCAATTCCGTCGCTTTAAAGAGAAATTTGGCTATATGCCCGCCCTCTACATGGAAAGCGGCAGGTTTATGACCGGCCCCCATGGAGTTCTGGTGGTCAAGGCCATAAACAGAAAATCGACCTATAGAACGTATATCGGCGTCGACGGCTGCATGACGGCGCTTATGCGTCCAGCCATGTACGGGGCCTACCATCATATCGATGTTCTAGGAAAAAATGAAGCGTCGCAGTCGGAAGTTGTTGACGTAGTCGGCTCTCTCTGTGAGAATAACGACAAATTCGCCATCCAGAGAGAATTGCCGCCGATCAAAGACGGCGACCTTCTCATCATTCAGGATACCGGGGCGCACGGGCATGCCATGGGTTTCAACTACAACGGCAAATTGCGGCCCAAGGAACTGCTTCTCCGCGAAAACGGAGCAGTGGACCTGATTCGCCGCGCGGAAACAGAGGAAGATTACTTCAGAACCTTACATTTTGAAGAAGACAGCATCACATTATAA
- a CDS encoding AEC family transporter, whose translation MLNIFSEILIIVLPVFIVVVLGYGVKRSSLVDDGFLFQLNRLVYYLALPLLLFFKIASADFSTSFNGRLVLGLALVVFVGFFLSYLFAVYRNYPAETRGTFCQCSFRGNFAYVGLAIVFNAYGEEGLATAGIVLGFIVPLLNFFSIIALLLPHQESRIKPLFFLKQIFLNPLILASFLGIAWSFLEIPIPRVIGSALHIVTGMALPLALISIGASFSVKKLRGDLSVAFVATAFKLVLMPLAAAFLLHALGVHGRDLVMGVIFAGTPTATAAYIFSQQMRGDAELAGSLIMLTTLLSAVTYTAALLILKSVGV comes from the coding sequence ATGTTGAATATATTTTCAGAGATCCTCATCATAGTACTGCCTGTTTTTATTGTGGTGGTTCTCGGCTATGGGGTTAAGCGCTCTTCTCTGGTAGACGACGGCTTTCTTTTTCAGCTCAACAGGCTGGTGTACTATCTGGCACTGCCGCTGCTACTCTTTTTCAAAATTGCATCGGCGGATTTCAGCACCAGTTTCAACGGCAGACTGGTATTGGGGCTGGCGCTGGTGGTCTTTGTCGGTTTTTTTCTCTCTTATCTCTTTGCAGTATACAGGAATTATCCGGCCGAAACGCGCGGTACCTTTTGCCAGTGTTCTTTCCGCGGTAATTTTGCCTATGTAGGGCTTGCTATCGTTTTTAATGCATACGGGGAAGAAGGTCTGGCAACGGCCGGCATTGTTCTGGGCTTCATCGTGCCCCTGCTGAATTTCTTTTCCATAATAGCCCTTCTCCTGCCCCACCAGGAAAGTCGGATCAAGCCGCTATTCTTTCTTAAGCAGATTTTCCTGAATCCGTTGATCTTGGCCTCTTTTCTGGGGATTGCCTGGAGTTTTCTCGAGATTCCCATTCCCAGAGTTATCGGCAGTGCCCTGCATATCGTCACTGGCATGGCCTTGCCGCTGGCGCTTATTTCCATCGGGGCGTCTTTTTCGGTGAAGAAGCTGCGGGGAGACCTCAGCGTCGCTTTTGTGGCCACTGCCTTCAAGCTGGTGCTGATGCCCTTGGCTGCGGCATTTCTCCTCCATGCCTTAGGAGTACATGGTCGGGATCTGGTGATGGGAGTGATTTTTGCCGGGACACCGACGGCGACGGCAGCCTATATTTTTTCACAGCAAATGCGGGGAGACGCCGAACTGGCGGGGTCTTTAATAATGCTGACGACATTACTTTCGGCGGTGACCTATACAGCTGCCCTGCTGATCCTGAAAAGTGTGGGAGTATAA
- a CDS encoding Lrp/AsnC family transcriptional regulator: protein MLDKKSLRILKILQEKARIPNTEVSRLVGLAPSAVLERIRKMELQGIIDGYEVRLNPERFLRNQVAFINVEYDGGFDGDGAIGQALAAIEEIQEVHYIAGKDSYLVKLRVADTRELGNVLRDKIITIEGVLSTNTSTVLQTYKETARISIR from the coding sequence ATGCTGGACAAGAAAAGCCTTAGGATCCTGAAAATTCTTCAGGAAAAAGCGAGAATACCAAATACCGAGGTATCAAGACTTGTTGGCCTGGCACCCTCTGCCGTTCTTGAGCGCATCCGCAAGATGGAACTTCAGGGTATAATAGACGGGTATGAAGTGCGTCTCAACCCTGAGAGGTTTTTAAGAAACCAGGTGGCTTTTATCAATGTGGAATATGATGGAGGCTTTGATGGCGACGGCGCCATTGGTCAAGCACTTGCCGCAATTGAAGAGATCCAGGAAGTCCATTATATAGCAGGAAAAGATTCCTATCTTGTTAAATTGCGTGTTGCCGATACCAGAGAACTCGGGAATGTCCTGCGCGACAAGATCATCACCATTGAGGGAGTTCTTTCCACAAATACATCGACCGTACTGCAGACCTACAAAGAAACAGCCAGAATATCTATTCGATAA